From a single Nitrogeniibacter mangrovi genomic region:
- a CDS encoding hybrid sensor histidine kinase/response regulator encodes MDPTIEPDGDLEAEVQRRLTELLYRNARVALVTNVVTGALLAYVNVSTHVSPALALTWWLGVCLVSGGRFMLSVRFRAARPSTAQAGRWRRRYVIATGILGALWGVGAAAFMWAAPDAVRLFTGLLAAGLVAGAATVLAPVPRALHAFTLLISLPMLAVIIWQAEAPLDVGFAVIIVVMVVAMFSGTRYLHATIASSIRLGLENGRMVRVLEKATAAAEAANEAKSAFLATMSHEIRTPLNGILGMAQLLLIRDRLTDEQRTDYARTINSSGQLLLTILNDILDISRIEAGRMELVPTRVDLARLLEETTESFHSMATAKGLELTVDRTCASADAYTGDVTRLRQMLSNLLGNAIKFTRTGFVRVEVSEVEATAHEAVLEFAVTDSGIGIAPEVQARLFQPFTQADSSTTREYGGSGLGLSIVRRLAELMEGTVGVDSDVGRGSRFWFRVRLERAEDAGDEQMTLADGGLMVQGDSKARDGVVLVVDDNAINRKVAQMVLKRMGLQTVSAENGEECLAALEDGLDPALILMDVQMPVMDGLTAARRIRAREHASGRPPTPIIALTGGVFEEDTARCLEAGMNDFLAKPLDMKALDAAITRWRS; translated from the coding sequence ATGGACCCCACGATCGAACCGGACGGCGACCTCGAGGCCGAAGTGCAGCGACGGCTCACCGAGCTGCTCTACCGCAACGCGCGTGTGGCGTTGGTCACCAACGTCGTCACCGGTGCGCTGCTGGCCTATGTCAACGTGTCGACCCATGTCAGCCCGGCGCTGGCGCTGACCTGGTGGCTCGGTGTCTGTCTGGTGTCCGGCGGACGCTTCATGCTCTCGGTGCGCTTTCGCGCGGCCCGGCCCTCGACCGCGCAGGCGGGCCGGTGGCGTCGTCGCTATGTCATCGCCACCGGGATCCTCGGGGCGCTGTGGGGCGTGGGTGCGGCGGCCTTCATGTGGGCCGCCCCGGATGCCGTGCGCCTGTTCACGGGTTTGCTCGCGGCCGGGCTGGTGGCCGGTGCGGCCACGGTGCTCGCGCCGGTGCCGCGGGCGCTGCACGCGTTCACGCTCCTGATCAGCCTGCCGATGCTGGCCGTCATCATCTGGCAGGCCGAGGCACCGCTCGATGTGGGCTTCGCCGTGATCATCGTGGTGATGGTCGTGGCGATGTTTTCCGGGACCCGCTACCTCCATGCCACCATCGCCTCGTCCATCCGCCTGGGGCTGGAAAACGGCCGCATGGTGCGCGTGCTCGAGAAGGCGACGGCCGCCGCCGAGGCCGCGAACGAGGCCAAGAGCGCCTTTCTGGCGACCATGTCGCACGAGATCCGCACGCCGCTCAACGGCATCCTCGGCATGGCGCAGCTGCTCCTGATCCGGGACCGTCTGACCGACGAGCAACGCACCGACTATGCGCGCACGATCAACAGCTCCGGGCAGCTCCTGCTGACGATTCTCAATGACATCCTGGATATCTCGCGCATCGAGGCGGGCAGAATGGAACTGGTGCCCACGCGCGTCGATCTCGCGCGGCTGCTCGAGGAGACCACCGAGTCGTTCCACTCCATGGCCACGGCCAAGGGGCTCGAACTGACGGTCGACCGGACATGCGCGTCGGCGGACGCTTACACCGGCGATGTCACCCGCCTGCGCCAGATGCTGTCGAACCTGCTCGGCAACGCCATCAAGTTCACACGGACCGGGTTCGTCCGTGTCGAGGTCTCGGAAGTGGAGGCCACGGCGCACGAGGCGGTGCTCGAGTTCGCGGTGACCGACAGCGGCATCGGCATCGCCCCGGAGGTCCAGGCGAGGCTGTTCCAGCCGTTCACGCAGGCCGACAGCTCGACGACGCGCGAGTACGGTGGCAGCGGTCTGGGGTTGTCGATCGTGCGCCGGCTGGCGGAACTCATGGAGGGGACGGTCGGGGTGGACAGTGACGTGGGCCGGGGCTCCCGGTTCTGGTTTCGCGTCCGCCTCGAGCGCGCGGAAGACGCCGGGGATGAACAGATGACTTTGGCCGATGGGGGCTTGATGGTGCAAGGGGACAGCAAGGCGCGGGACGGTGTGGTGCTCGTGGTCGACGACAACGCGATCAATCGCAAGGTGGCGCAGATGGTCCTCAAGCGGATGGGCTTGCAGACCGTGAGTGCGGAAAACGGTGAGGAATGCCTCGCCGCACTCGAGGACGGCCTCGACCCGGCACTCATCCTCATGGATGTGCAGATGCCGGTCATGGACGGGCTGACGGCCGCCCGCCGGATCCGCGCCCGGGAGCACGCATCGGGGCGCCCGCCGACGCCGATCATTGCCTTGACCGGCGGCGTGTTCGAGGAAGATACGGCGCGCTGCCTGGAGGCGGGCATGAACGACTTCCTGGCCAAGCCGCTCGACATGAAAGCACTCGACGCTGCGATCACCCGCTGGCGCAGCTGA
- a CDS encoding CoA-acylating methylmalonate-semialdehyde dehydrogenase — translation MSFTYIKAPDTIPHWIDGKPVEATGDAHKPVFDPALGEVARQVGLASEADVNAAVASAARAQVAWGEMAAQRRARVMFRMKALVERHSKDLARLITREHGKTLPDAQGEVQRGLEVIEFACGIPQLLKGQYSDNVGGGIANWSQRHPLGVTAGITPFNFPFMVPMWMAPVAIACGNAFILKPSERDPSPSLLTAELFQDAGLPDGIFNVVQGDKRAVDTLLAHPDVQAVSFVGSTPIARYIYETAAHHGKRAQALGGAKNHMVVMPDADLDQAADALIGAAYGSAGERCMAISVAVAVGHIADELIDKIQTRAAALTINDGEAEGADMGPIVTAEAKARIEGYIDTGVKEGATLVMDGRGLTVPGREHGFFTGATLFDQVKPGMKIYEEEIFGPVLCVVRVDTFAEAVALINDHAFGNGVACYTRDGRTAQEFANRIHIGMVGINVPIPVPMAWHSFGGWKASLFGDHHAYGEEGVRFYTRYKSIMQRWPDSGSKGPEFVMPVN, via the coding sequence ATGAGTTTCACTTACATCAAGGCCCCGGACACGATCCCCCACTGGATCGACGGCAAACCCGTCGAGGCGACCGGCGATGCGCACAAACCGGTGTTCGACCCGGCCCTGGGCGAAGTGGCACGCCAGGTCGGCCTGGCTTCCGAGGCCGATGTGAACGCCGCCGTGGCCAGCGCCGCCAGGGCCCAGGTGGCCTGGGGCGAGATGGCCGCCCAGCGCCGCGCGCGGGTGATGTTCAGGATGAAGGCGCTGGTGGAACGCCACTCGAAGGACCTCGCCCGCCTGATCACCCGCGAGCACGGCAAGACCTTGCCCGATGCGCAGGGCGAAGTGCAGCGCGGGCTGGAGGTAATCGAATTCGCCTGCGGCATCCCGCAGCTGCTCAAGGGCCAGTATTCGGACAACGTCGGCGGCGGCATCGCCAACTGGTCGCAGCGCCACCCGCTGGGCGTCACCGCCGGCATCACCCCGTTCAACTTCCCCTTCATGGTGCCCATGTGGATGGCGCCCGTCGCCATTGCCTGCGGCAACGCCTTCATCCTCAAGCCCTCCGAGCGCGACCCGTCGCCCTCGCTGCTGACCGCCGAGCTGTTCCAGGACGCGGGCCTGCCCGACGGTATCTTCAACGTGGTGCAGGGCGACAAGCGGGCGGTGGACACTCTGCTCGCCCACCCGGACGTGCAGGCGGTGAGCTTCGTGGGCTCCACCCCGATCGCCCGCTACATCTACGAGACCGCGGCCCACCACGGCAAGCGCGCCCAGGCCCTGGGCGGCGCCAAGAACCACATGGTGGTGATGCCCGATGCCGACCTGGACCAGGCCGCCGACGCCCTCATCGGCGCTGCGTATGGCTCGGCCGGCGAGCGCTGCATGGCGATCTCGGTGGCGGTGGCCGTGGGCCACATTGCCGACGAGCTGATCGACAAGATCCAGACCCGCGCCGCCGCGCTCACCATCAACGACGGCGAGGCCGAGGGCGCCGACATGGGCCCCATCGTCACCGCCGAGGCCAAGGCGCGCATCGAGGGCTATATCGACACCGGGGTCAAGGAAGGCGCCACCCTGGTGATGGACGGGCGCGGCCTCACCGTGCCGGGCCGCGAGCACGGCTTCTTCACCGGTGCCACCCTGTTCGACCAGGTGAAGCCGGGCATGAAGATCTATGAGGAAGAGATCTTCGGGCCGGTGCTGTGCGTGGTGCGGGTGGACACCTTCGCCGAGGCGGTGGCGCTCATCAACGACCACGCCTTCGGCAACGGCGTGGCCTGCTACACCCGCGACGGGCGCACCGCGCAGGAATTCGCCAACCGCATCCACATCGGCATGGTGGGCATCAACGTGCCCATCCCGGTGCCCATGGCCTGGCATTCGTTCGGCGGCTGGAAGGCCAGCCTGTTCGGCGACCACCACGCCTATGGCGAAGAGGGCGTGCGCTTCTACACCCGCTACAAGAGCATCATGCAGCGCTGGCCCGACAGCGGCTCGAAAGGCCCCGAATTCGTCATGCCCGTGAATTGA
- a CDS encoding GMC family oxidoreductase produces the protein MKDFGEFDYIIAGGGAAGCVLANRLSADPDISVLLLEAGNDEKWIWTKIPVGYLYCINNPRTDWCYRTEPEPGLNGRSILYARGKGLGGSTLINAMLYLRGQARDYDEWAALTGDAGWAWDQVLPVFKGVEDHWHGEGEHHGSGGEWRVEQQRLRWDILDRFAEAAAQAGVPATPDFNRGNNLGVSPFEVNQKKGTRWSAVRGFLDPVRQRPNLHIVTGALSDKLVMDGARVTGIAFRRGDETCVATCRIETVLAAGAVGSPGILQRSGVGDPALLQSLGIDVAHALPGVGNNLQDHLQLRSIYKVQGIHTLNRQANSLFGKMKMALDYALFKRGPLTMAPSQLGLFACSDETVATPDLEYHVQPLSLDKFGDPLHTFPAFTASVCDLRPQSRGSIHIRDRDPATAPRIAPNYLSHEADRIKAAKAIRLTRRIAGQAALAPYRPQEHLPGPGYDSDADLAVAAGHIGTTIFHPVGTCRMGRADDDTAVTDSRLRVRGIAGLRVVDASIMPTITSGNTSSPTIMIASRGAQMIREDRRDARA, from the coding sequence ATGAAAGACTTCGGCGAATTCGACTACATCATCGCCGGCGGCGGCGCGGCCGGCTGCGTGCTGGCCAACCGGCTCTCGGCCGATCCGGACATCTCGGTGCTGCTGCTCGAGGCCGGCAACGACGAAAAATGGATCTGGACGAAGATTCCGGTCGGCTACCTGTACTGCATCAACAACCCGCGCACCGACTGGTGCTACCGGACCGAGCCCGAGCCGGGCCTGAACGGGCGCAGCATCCTCTATGCGCGCGGCAAGGGCCTGGGCGGCAGTACCCTGATCAACGCCATGCTCTACCTGCGTGGCCAGGCGCGCGACTACGACGAATGGGCCGCGCTCACCGGGGATGCCGGCTGGGCCTGGGACCAGGTGCTGCCGGTGTTCAAGGGCGTGGAAGACCACTGGCACGGCGAAGGCGAACACCATGGCAGCGGCGGCGAATGGCGGGTGGAGCAGCAGCGCCTGCGCTGGGACATCCTCGACCGCTTTGCCGAGGCCGCCGCGCAGGCCGGCGTGCCGGCGACACCGGACTTCAACCGGGGCAACAATCTGGGGGTGAGCCCCTTCGAGGTGAACCAGAAGAAGGGCACGCGCTGGAGCGCGGTGCGCGGCTTCCTCGACCCGGTGCGCCAGCGGCCCAACCTGCACATCGTCACCGGCGCCCTGTCGGACAAGCTGGTGATGGACGGTGCGCGGGTCACGGGCATCGCATTTCGCCGCGGCGACGAGACCTGCGTGGCGACGTGCCGCATCGAGACGGTGCTGGCCGCTGGCGCCGTGGGCTCGCCCGGCATCCTGCAGCGCTCGGGGGTGGGCGACCCGGCGCTGCTCCAGTCGCTCGGCATCGACGTGGCGCACGCCCTGCCCGGCGTCGGCAACAACCTGCAGGACCACCTGCAGCTGCGCAGCATCTACAAGGTGCAGGGCATCCACACCCTCAACCGGCAGGCCAACAGCCTGTTCGGGAAAATGAAGATGGCGCTGGACTACGCCCTGTTCAAGCGCGGCCCGCTCACCATGGCGCCGAGCCAGCTGGGCCTGTTCGCCTGCTCCGACGAGACGGTCGCCACCCCCGACCTGGAATATCACGTGCAGCCGCTGTCGCTGGACAAGTTCGGCGACCCGCTGCACACCTTCCCCGCCTTCACCGCGAGCGTGTGCGACCTGCGCCCGCAGTCGCGCGGCAGCATCCACATCCGCGATCGCGACCCGGCCACGGCGCCCAGGATCGCGCCCAACTACCTCTCCCACGAGGCCGACCGCATCAAGGCCGCCAAGGCCATCCGCCTGACCCGGCGCATCGCCGGACAGGCCGCGCTGGCGCCTTATCGGCCGCAGGAGCATCTGCCCGGCCCGGGCTATGACAGCGACGCGGATCTGGCCGTGGCGGCGGGGCACATCGGCACCACCATCTTCCACCCGGTGGGCACCTGCAGGATGGGCCGGGCCGACGACGACACGGCGGTGACCGACAGCCGATTGCGGGTGCGCGGGATCGCCGGCCTGCGGGTGGTGGACGCCTCGATCATGCCCACCATCACCTCGGGCAACACCAGCTCGCCCACCATCATGATCGCCAGCCGCGGCGCGCAGATGATTCGCGAAGACCGGCGCGACGCGCGCGCCTGA
- a CDS encoding LysR family transcriptional regulator, with amino-acid sequence MDIQWLKAFVTVAREGNLTRAAERLFVTQPALSLQIKKLQAGLELTLFERTPRGMRLTEAGQRLLPVAERALGGVAEFRAAAAGLKDTVSGRLRLGTIVDPEFLRLGAFLSALAERHPALSFELSHGMSGTVTRRVEQGELDVAYTLGPPGFPDLAGRFQVVGLTDFSYRVVAPPGWAGQVRGKGWRELAALPWIETPPDSVHNRLLTKVFAAEGVHPHVVARVDLEPSMLDLVRSGVALALARDSLALRAAHAEGVVIADAVSLAAELGLVCRADRSTEAPIKAALAVVEGVWRG; translated from the coding sequence ATGGATATCCAGTGGCTCAAGGCCTTCGTCACCGTCGCCCGGGAGGGCAACCTCACCCGCGCCGCCGAGCGCCTGTTCGTCACCCAGCCGGCCCTGAGCCTGCAGATCAAGAAGCTGCAGGCGGGGCTCGAGCTCACTTTGTTCGAGCGCACCCCGCGCGGCATGCGCCTGACCGAGGCGGGCCAGCGCCTGCTGCCGGTGGCCGAGCGCGCGCTCGGCGGGGTGGCGGAGTTTCGCGCCGCCGCTGCCGGCCTCAAGGACACGGTCAGCGGCCGCCTGCGCCTGGGCACCATCGTCGATCCGGAGTTCCTGCGTCTGGGCGCCTTCCTGAGTGCGCTGGCGGAGCGCCATCCGGCGCTGTCCTTCGAGCTCTCCCACGGCATGTCGGGCACCGTGACCCGGCGGGTGGAGCAGGGCGAGCTGGACGTGGCCTATACCCTCGGGCCACCGGGTTTCCCGGATCTGGCCGGGCGCTTTCAGGTCGTGGGCCTCACCGATTTCAGCTACCGCGTGGTCGCCCCGCCCGGCTGGGCCGGGCAGGTGCGGGGCAAGGGCTGGCGCGAGCTGGCCGCGCTGCCCTGGATCGAGACCCCGCCGGACTCGGTCCATAACCGCCTGCTCACCAAGGTGTTCGCCGCCGAGGGCGTGCATCCGCATGTGGTCGCCCGGGTCGACCTGGAGCCTTCCATGCTCGATCTGGTCCGTTCCGGCGTCGCCCTGGCGCTGGCGCGCGACAGCCTCGCCCTGCGCGCCGCCCATGCCGAGGGGGTGGTGATCGCCGATGCGGTGTCCCTGGCGGCGGAGCTGGGACTCGTCTGCCGGGCGGACCGGAGCACCGAGGCGCCGATCAAGGCGGCGCTGGCGGTGGTCGAAGGGGTGTGGCGGGGCTGA